From the genome of Nicotiana sylvestris chromosome 2, ASM39365v2, whole genome shotgun sequence, one region includes:
- the LOC104210826 gene encoding RNA exonuclease 4: protein MDHRYESSDTLRNKCAACYRQFNKKEHLVEHMRISYHSVHEPMCGVCRKHCRSFESLREHLIGPLPKAECERIFKERGCDVCLTILGSRSALRVHRESCLSRPNNNGLIYRMANLGIQDELRIDNSRGRVVALACKMVGGGSDGSLDLCARVCLIDEHERILFHSYIKPNLPVTSYRYETTGIRQEYLRDAMPLRNVSRKIQEFLCNGEPIWQIRSKAGRSRILVGHGLDHDLKCLEMEYPAIKIRDTAKYPPLMKTSKLSNSLKYLTKAYLGYDIQNGVQDPYEDCVATMKLYKRMKSQFHKKENYPLSSDPQNKNNFATWRQNELERMSPEQLLDFSRSDYYCWCLDSQDI, encoded by the exons ATGGATCATAGATATGAGTCTTCCGATACTCTCAG GAACAAGTGTGCAGCGTGTTATAGGCAGTTCAACAAAAAAGAGCATTTAGTGGAACACATGAGAATATCTTATCACTCAGTTCATGAGCCAATGTGTGGAGTTTGTAGAAAACACTGTCGCTCTTTTGAATCTTTAAGGGAGCACCTTATTG GACCACTTCCAAAGGCAGAATGTGAAAGAATTTTCAAGGAGAGAGGATGTGATGTTTGTTTGACAATCCTTGGTAGCCGAAGTGCTCTACGGGTTCACAGAGAATCATGCCTCTCACGTCCAAATAATAAT GGTTTGATATATCGCATGGCAAATTTGGGAATTCAAGATGAACTAAGAATTGATAACAGCCGAGGAAGAGTTGTTGCCCTAGCCTGTAAAATGGTTGGTGGTGGCAGCGATGGGTCTCTGGATCTATGTGCAAGAGTTTGTCTCATTGATGAACATGAGAGAATCCTCTTTCATTCATATATCAAACCAAACCTTCCTGTCACTAGTTACAG GTATGAAACAACGGGCATAAGACAAGAATATTTGAGGGATGCGATGCCATTAAGGAATGTGTCAAGAAAAATTCAAGAATTCCTTTGCAATGGAGAACCTATTTGGCAAATCCGTTCTAAAGCTGGAAGGTCTAGGATTCTTGTTGGCCATGGTTTGGATCATGATCTTAAATGTTTAGAGATGGAATATCCAGCAATAAAGATCAG gGATACTGCAAAATATCCGCCACTGATGAAAACAAGCAAGCTCAGCAACTCTCTCAAATACTTGACCAAAGCTTACCTAGG GTATGATATTCAAAATGGAGTACAAGATCCCTATGAAGACTGTGTTGCAACAATGAAGCTCTACAAGCGAATGAAATCACAATTTCACAAAAAAGAAAACTACCCTCTTTCTTCAGATccacaaaataaaaataattttgcaACGTGGAGGCAAAATGAGCTTGAGAGGATGAGTCCAGAGCAGCTGTTGGATTTCTCAAGGTCTGATTATTATTGTTGGTGTTTGGATTCACAAGATATATAA